CCGGAGAGCGAGAAGCCGCGAATCTACCCGGAGGTGCGGAAGCTCCTCGACTCCCACCCGTTCGAGGACGTGGACAGAACCCTCGACCTCGACGGCCTCAAGGTCATATACAAAGACGGCTCATGGCTGCTCATCAGGCTGAGCGGGACCGAGCCCCTCGCGCGCGTCTTCGCCGAGGCGGAGAGCGATGAGAAGGCGGCGGAGATGGCCGAGTACGGCGCGGAGCTGGTGAGGTCGGTCCTGGGAGCGTAGTGGGAAAGAGAGAGGGGAAAGGTAGGAAGGAAGTAAGGGTGGAGAGACACGGGGCAGTTGGAGAGCAGGGGCGCAGAACGCGCAAATAACTGTCCTGTTGATTCCTGATTTGGTATGAGAGTGGAGGTTTCCAGGAAAAAATATATTAGTAGATGGCTCTTCTGAAAATCATGAGAGCACAAACAGGGATAATAGCGGCCGTCCTGCTTCTGAACCTCATCTCGGTTATTTCCGTAGAATGGGCGGGGAGCGGGGGTTCTGATGCGGCGGGCCCCCGGGCGACCTTCTCGACCGACTTCAGTGACTCGTACGGGACCTATACAATGACCGTCACCTTCACTGAACCCCCTCCCGCGCATAACGGAAACATTATCAGGATGTCCGGGACATTCAAGGTGGACAAGGGGTTCCCTCTCCACGAGCTGTCCCTCGAGATACAGAATCTCACAATACCTCAGAGCAGCTTCTGGTATAACATGACGGGCGAGAAATGGAGTCTGGAGTTCAGGCCGCTGACGAGCGTCTACGACACTGGCTTCATCAAGTACCGGACCATTAATTATAAACTAAAATTCAGCTTCATCACCCCGCAGAGTGCTGTATATACCGCCTGGCTGGGTCCCCCCGGCCTCGTCAAGGACGGAAACGCTGCGGGCTGGTTCACGCTCGACGTCTCCACGAACGACTGCCCGGCCATTGCCCACTCCTGCCCGGAAATCATCGAATGGGACCCAGCCTGGGGGGACTATTATCGTCTGCCCATATCCTTTACGGTCAGGGACAATGGCTATATCAAAAACGTGCTCGTGTTCGAGTACTCGAACATATCCAAGCGCTGGCAGGCGAACCGCACCTGGTCCTCCGGCCTGGACCCGGACCCCGGCTCCACGGGGAACGTCTCTTTCGGCGGCAACCTCACGGCGTTCTTCACCTATGCCCAGTACACCTATGCCCTCTCCCTGTCGAGATTCGAACCCGCCGCATATTATGTGATAGCGGCTGCGGACTGCGCCAACTGCGTCACTTTCTCTCCCGTGATGCCGGCTTCCTTCGTGGAGGCTGCTCTCGGAGGCTCGTCCTTCAGCGGCAGCGAGGAGTGGCTCGCATCAGCATACAGCATTACTCAGGTGGAGCAGATTCCGCCGGTGCCCCTGACCATCATCCACACGCCCGTGAAGTCAATGAACGTCAATGAGGCGAGGAATCTGACGGCGGACGTGTTTTCCGAGACCGCCCCCTCGGTCGAGCTCTTTTACCGCGGTGTGCTCGACACGGAGTTCATAACGGTCCCGATGTCCCCCGATGGCATGAGCGGAAACCGGTACAGCTTCCGCGCGAGCCTACCCGCTCAAAAGGAGCTGGGCGAGCTCGTCTACTACATCAAGGCCACCGCCGGCAACAGCACTGCCCACGACCCCCCAGGCGCTCCCGGCCTGGTGCACAGGGTTCAGGTCGTAGGGAAGTTCTGGGTGGCCTCGACCTACCCGGCCGACAGGGATATCAACCTACCGGCGGACCTTTCCAAGACCATCAGACCATCCATCTCGATCGCGTTCTCAATGGCGGCCAACGCCAGCACGGTCCGGGAGGGCTGCATCAAAGCCTACTACTACAAAAATATAGAAAGAACGGAGCGCGTCGATATTGATGGGCTGACGTCATACGACCCGGCCCGGTTCACCGCGAGGTTCGAGCCCGCCGGAGAGCTGCCAGAGGGGAAGCGCATCCACGTCACCGTCTCGAAGAGCATCCAGAGCACCCTTGGCGTGGCGCTGGGAAGCGACTACAACTTCTCTTTCCTGACTATGCCAAACATCACACTGCGGGTCGTCCCTGTACAGGTGGTCGAGGGCTGTGACCTCGTCCAGCACAAACCGACGGTTGTTCGCGTCTTCCCTGAGTGGCCCGCCGACCAGTGCGATGTCGCCAACGTCACCGCCTCGGTCAGGCTCCGGGTTGACGGCGTCGACCAATCCTGCAGGCAGTCCGCGCTGTTGAGACCCATGTGGAGCCTCAGCCCGAGGGAGCTGGCGGCGGGCAGGGCCTCGACGGACTTCGACAGTGAGCTCGGAGAGTTCTCATTCTATCGCGTGGCCGGAAAGCACACCGTGGAGGCCATCGTCGAGCCGCTGACGCAGCACACGCAGGAATTGAAAAGATTCTCTAACAGCACGGTCACGAGGGTCCTGCCGTCCAAGAGGCTCGGGTACAATATATATTATGTCCCCATCAGGGTCGGCAACTACTCCCTCAACCAGACCCAGGAGATCATCAATTTCACAAGCGGCTGGGACTCTTACGTTGAGAAGGTCTTTCCGGTGGCCTGGACCAACCCGACCATCACATCCGCCTTCGGTTACTCCCCTCTGGACCCCTGGATGAACGGCCTGAGCGCGCATGTCGAGGAGCTGAGCGCTCTCCACTACGATTGCCTCCTCTCGGACTACGAGCGGTATGTCGGTGTCGTCCCCTACGACTGGCTTAACGAGGGGCAGGGCTGGGACGGGACTCGGGGCCTCTACGAGTGGAAGACCTGGACGGCTGTGCTGGTGGAGGAGCCCATTCCGGCAAACTGGAAAGTCCAGACGACCGACTGCGCCCATGAGCTTCTGCACTCTTACGGACTGGACCACTCCGAGACCACTCACGACATCATCGGGTATGATGTGAGCCTCCACGAGCCCATGTCGTTCTACGAGACCCCCGCCCACATGCTCAACAACATCCTCCGGGAGCGTCCGGTGAACTGCGACATTTCCTGGGTGCGTTTGAAGGACTACTCCGTGGTTCTGAGGGCTCTGACCACCGCCCCGGGCGGCCGTCAGGGCGGGGGCTCTGAAAACCGCTCGCTGCTCGTCTCAGGATTCCTGGGGCCCGGTGGCGGGCTCCAGCCACTATTCTCCATCAACCGCCCGCCCGAGCCCGGCCAGCTGCCACCCGGAAATGTCACCGTTCTCATGCTCGACGCGGCCGGGTCGCCCCTGTTGAGCTATGCCCTGGAGCCCCTTGAGCTGGGCAGCGGCCGTCGGTACTTCGCCTTTAGAGCGGCCTGGCCCGAGGGGCTCTCCGCCGTGGTTCTGATGGACGGGGCGAGTGAGATATCCCGAATCAATCGAAGCCCATCGCCGCCAACCCTGACCGTCCTGAGCCCCGCGGGCGCGATTTCGGGGGACGTCAACATCTCCTGGAGCGCGAGCGACCCTGACGGAGACAACCTGACCTTCGCGGTTCTCTGGCGCCCTTCCGGGGGTCTGTGGCTCACCCTGGCCAGCGGCCTGAAGGGCACCTCGCTCATCGTGAACACCAGCGGCCTCCGGGGAGGTGCCGGCGAGTTCCGGGTGCTCGCATCAGACGGGTTCAATACGGTGAGGGCGGAGTCTCCCCCCGTTTCGCTGCCGGGGAGGCCACCCGCCGTCTTCCTGCAGCGCCCTGAGCCGGCCGCGGGGCCCTTCGAGACCGGCGACCTGATTTCGCTCGTGGCGTTCGCGTACGACCCCGACGACGGGCCCCTCACCGGCAAAACGATAAAATGGTCGTCGAGCGCCTCGGGAGCGCTGGGCACGGGCCAGAGGCTCCTCGTCGCCCTTCCTGCTGGTGTGCACACCATCACGGTCGTGGCGACCGATTCCGATGGGAACACGGCGCAGGCCTCCGTACGAATAACGGTTCTGGGCCCGGGGGAGATGCCACCCGGACCGAACCCGGTCTACTGGGTCTCCCTCTCGAGCGCGAAGAACCGGACCAGTGATGGCAGGGTATTGCTCTCCTGGACGGGCAGGTTTCCCGAGAGGGGTGAGCTGGCGCTATACTGGGACCAGGGCGGATCGTGGGAACTCCTGAAGCTCTTCAAGGGCTTCGACCGGTGCAACTACACGGTGACCGGCCTCTCGACCACCGAGAAGCGGACCTATAGATTCTACATCGCGCTGAGAGACGAGAATGGCACAGAACTCGCCTCGTCCGAGGCCGTGACCGTGACCTCCGTCCCCGCAGCGACACCCCGCGGGCCGAGATTCATTCCCGAACCAGCGTATCTCGCCCCCGCTACCCTCGCCTCCGCGATGGCTCTCGCCACCATCAATCGGAGGCATGGACGGCCGAGTTGAAGGGAGTTCACCGGCCCTCTCTTTAGAAATTTGTGCAGATATAGTCCAGCACCGATTCGAATATCGCCCTCCCGTCGCCCGCGCCCCCCGGCCCGCCCCTGCGGGTCCAGTCCGGGTTCTGGAATCTGTAAAAGACTCTCTCGGGGTGAGGCATCATGCCAAATACATTGCCCTTTCTGTTGCATATTCCGGCAATGTTGCCCGGCGAGCCGTTGGGGTTCCAGGGGTATCCGGCCGGATTGCCCTCCGGGTCCACGTATCTAAAGACCACCCGCCCCTCCTCCTCAAGCCTCCCCATCAGCTCCTCCTGCCTCTCCAGCGGGAAGAGAAACTTGCCCTCGGCGTGGGCGCAGGGAATCTGGACTATCTTCCCCTTCGGAATTCTCCGGGTGAACACGCACCTCCCGTCACTCTCGTGCCTGAGGTATGTCGGCCTGCACTCGAACCTCCCGGACTCGTTGGTCGCAAGCGCGGCCTCGGGGGCCTCGGTAATCACGGAGCCGAAGCCGGGCAGCATCCCCAGCTCGACCAGCACCTGAAAGCCGTTGCATATGCCCCCGACGGGGTAGCCCCTCTCCACGAACTCCACGAGCCGGTACCGGAGGGCGCTCTTCATCCTTGCCGCCAGAATCGCCCCAGCGCGAACATAGTCGCCGCTGGAGAAGCCCCCCGGAATCATCAGGCAGTGGTAATCCATCAGGTCCCTCTTCTCCTCTGTCGAGACGTCCTGCCCCAGCAGCTGCTTCAGGTGAACCAGCTCGGGCCGGGCGCCGAGCCTTTTGAAGCAATCGTGCATCTCTTGCTCGCAGTTGGTGCCCTCGATGCGCAGGACGCAGACCCTCACGTCCTCCCGCTTCACGCCGGGTGGATGCCGCTTGGGGCTGAAATAGGTTGCGCGGGTCGGGGCCCGTTGGCAGGGCCCGCAGGGTCCGGTGCCGCCGGGACAATTTTTTATATACATAATATTATAAGCGGGAAAATTATTTATATTCAGTATTTAAATGGGGGCAGTAACCATTCACAAACGGGAGTGGAGCGATATGAGAGAAACCAGCATGAAAGGCACTGCCCTGCTGATGGCGCTCGGCTTTCTTATGAGCGCGTTCGCTTTCTCCGCGCCCGCCGGTGCAGCGGAGGGCAGGGCGGGGAGCTTCGTGGTCAGCGTGACATTCACCAACCCGGACGGGAGCCACGACAACTCCTCGGTTTGGAGCGCGAGCGAGCCCGTGAACATAACCGCCAATGTCTCCCTGGCCGAGGGTCAGGAGAGCGTCACGGACCTCAGCCTGAAGCTGCTCGTGAACGGGAACTTGAAAGAGAGCACCCACGTAGGAGCTCTCAACGTCGGCGAGTTCAGGGAACAGACCTGGCAGTGGAGCTCCACGGAGTACGGCGACTTCACAATCGAGGTCATCGCCATCAACGGAACAGACGAGGCCAACCAGACCGTCGCCACCAGCTACTACAGACTCCTGGCGAGCGACATCGTGATAACGGAGGTGACGCTGAGCGCGACCACCGCGCTCATCGGCGTTGACACGGTCACCATCACGGTGAAGCTCACGAACAACGGGAACAAGGACGGCCCCGCGAGCGTCAACTTTAATTACAAGAGCTCCACGGACGAGGGCACCCTCGGGTCTATCGGGACGGAGGTGATGGCCGGAGCCTCGGTCGAGCGGACGTTCGAGACCAACTTCTCCGAGCTGACGGATGGCGAGTACCAGATTGGAGCGGCCATGCATGACTTCCGCAGCAGCGAGGTCTGGGCCGAGACAAACATCACCCTCGCTACTCCCAAAGCAAATGTGACCATCCAAGACATCTCCGTGAGTCCGGCGCAGGCGCTCGAGGGGGAGAATGTGACGGTCACGGCCACCCTTTTCAACAACGGCACCGCGGACGCCCTCAACCTGACCGTTGAGTTCTTCGAGGGCGAGACGAGCGCCGGGAGCGTGGGCGAGGTCGATGTGACTAGGGGAGCCACGAAGGAGGTGACCTTCACCATCACTCTCTCACCGACAACGGGGGACATGGAGAGGGTGATTAAGGCAAGGGCCGGTGAGGCTGAGGCCACCGCGACGGTAACCGTTCTCGACCGAGTGCCCAGGATGCAGATTCTGGACTTCACGGTGCCGGATGGAATCAGAATCGGCGACACGGTCCAGCTCCGGGCAACTGTCAAGAACGTCGGCACCGCCGACGCTGTGGAGATGGTTGTTGAGTTCTACGACAACACGACCAAGCTCGGCGCCAGCGAGCCGTTCAACCTGACGGTGGGGTCCTCGCAGGAAGTTATGGTCAACGTGACGATAACCGGCGACCCCGACGCCAACCACACCTTTTTCGCGAAGGCGCTGGACGCTCAGGCGAATGTGACCAAGAACGTCGGGAGGAGGCTGAACCCCGCCGCAATAAAGATATCGAGCTTCACCGTCAAGCCCAAGTCCAAGACCGACCAGCCCAGGGACAGCACCCAGAGCTACACGCTCACCCTTGTGCTCCAGAACACCGGCGAGCTCTCCGGGACCGTCACCGTCTTGATAATGGAGAAGACAAAACAGATCGCCAGGGAGGACGTGACGGTAGCGCCGGGGGCGAGCGCGACCAAGACCTACACCTGGAAGGTCAAGGGAGAGGGCGACCACAAGGCCGTGGTCACCCTGACAGGGGACGTGGGCGCGCCCGCGACCTCGGAGGCCAAGTGCAGCCTGAAGTACACGCCGGGCTTCGAGGTCGTGGCCCTGGCCGCGGCGATAGCCATTGCGGCGGTGCTGCTGAGGCGCAGGAAGGGCTGAGTAGGCCCTTCCTCCCCCCTTTTTTCCTTTTCTTTTCCTCCTTTGTCCCCTCGATGAGCGGAGGACTGTCTTTCCCTCACACAGCCAATTCACCGGCTCTATCAATCCTCCAGACCAACACCGGAGGATGCGCGTCGTGTCTTCGCGCGGGTAATGCCCATTTTCGATCCCACATGGCGTTGCGCTCCGGCCTCCCAGAGCCTCAGGGCCTCAGAGGTCCCGCGGCCGGGCGTGTCCACGTCCCGCCACCTCCGCCCTTTACCCATTTTATCCCGCGCTCCGCCGCGCCGACCAAACTCTATATATAGACCCACCCTCATTTTTAACCCCTGATGACCCGGCGGGCGGCGGCCCTCGCTGCAGTTGCGGCATTTGCGGTTCTGCTCTCGGGCTGCACCGGCCCAAGCCTCAACCACCCTCCTGTCGTCGAGAGCTTCGAGCCCTCCGGGAGCCCCGCACTGCCCGAGGGGGGCTGTGTCACATTCCGGGTCGTCGCCAAGGACCCCGACGGCGGCCGACTGAGGTGCAGCTGGTACATCGACGGTGTTCTGAACTGTACCTCGGCCCCGCCCTTCGTCTTCGTCTACCATCCCGGCAGGGCCGTCGGCGAGCACACGGTCACCGCCGTTATCTCTGACGGTTACCTGACCGCGCGGCACGAGTGGAATGTCACAGTAATGAGGGTGAACCACCCCCCGACCTTCATTCGGACCGACCCCCCCGCCGGCAGCCTCACCGTGAGCGAGGGCTACGCCCTCGAGCTCGCGGTCGAGGTCGCCGACGCCGACGGAGACCCGGTCGTGCTCAGCTGGTTCGCCGATGAAGTTCACATCGGCCAGGGCCGCTCATCGTTCAGGTTCGAGACCGACTACACCATGGCCGGGGAGCACCGGGTCAGGGTCGTCGCCTCGGACGGGAGCGCCCTCTGCGAGGCCGTCTGGAGCATCACGGTGCTGGATGTGAACAGGGCCCCGAGGGTGGTGTGGAGGTCGCCGGAGGGGGGGGTCAAAATCAGGGAGCTGGAGAGCGTCGAGTTCTCGCTGGAGGCCGTGGACGACGACGGAGACCCGGTGAGCGTGGTCTGGTACCTTGACGGAGCGGTGGCTGGGACCGGTGAGAGGTGGCTGTATACAACCGACTACTACTCCCACGGGGGCCACACCGTCCGCGCCAGCGCCTCCGATGGCCTCCTTGAGACCGGCGTCGAGTGGAGGGTCACTGTTGACAACCTGAACCGCCCCCCAGTGATTTCACAGGTGAAGCCTGAGGTGGAGGAGGTCGCCACGGGGGAGTACGAGCCCCTCCGGCTGTCGGTGTGGGGGTGGGACGAGGACGGCGACCCCCTGAGCGTCAGGTGGTTCGTGGACAACGCGAGCGACCCAACGGCCTACGGCTGGAGCTTCGACTATGTGCCTGGATACAACGCTCTGGGAAACCACACCGTCCGCGCCGAGCTCTCCGACGGCGCCGACACCGCGTCGCGCAGCTGGACCGTGAGGGCGCTGAGGAGGACGGCGCTCTGGACGGTCCTCGTCTACATGTGTGCAGACAGCGACCTCGAGCCCTACTTGATTGAGGACATAAACGAGATGGAGAGCGTTGGCTCGGACGCGAATATCAGCGTCGTCGCACAGCTAGACCGCCACCCCAACTACGACGCCTCGAGCGGGGACTGGAGCGAGGCGCGCAGGTACCGCATCGAGCGGGACGGCGAGATGGGGTCCATCGGCTCGAGGCTCCTTCAGAGCCTGGGCGAGGTCAACACGGGGTCGGAGCAGACCCTCCAGGACTTCCTCCTCTGGGGCCTCGAGCACTTCCCCGCCAAAAACTATATGCTGGTAATCGGGGGGCACGGCGATGGGTGGCCGGGCATCCTGCAGGACTTCTCCGACGGCAACTCAAGAATTTCTACAGAGGGCGTCGCCTCCGCGGTGCGCGCCTTCGCCGAGGTGAGGGGAGCCCCTCTGGATGTCCTCCACCTCGACGTCTGCTACTGGGCGATGCTCGAGACCGGGTGGCCCCTGAGGGGCAGTGTACAGTACATCGTGGGCTCGGAGGACATCGACCCCAGCACTGGCCAGAGCTACGACGAGCTACTTAAGAAGCTGGGAGCCCGCCCCTCCATGGATGCCGGGGAGCTCGCGGTCGAGGCCGTCAGGACCTTCGCTGAAGCCTACACCGACGGAAAGCCCTGGCCCGAGGACAACGAGACCTTCACGATTTCAGCGGTCGGGGCGGACGCGCTGGAGGAGGTGGCTCTCAGGCTGGACAACCTCTCGCGAGTGCTCATGGGCAGTCTGAGCCCCCTGAGCCCGGCCATCGCAGAGGCCAGGATGAGGGTGGAGCCCTATGGAAAGCCGGACTACATGGACCTCCACCACTTCGTCAGGGAGCTGCGCTCAAGAAGCTCGAGCGACTCGTTGAACGCGAGCGCTGATGCCCTCATTTCAGCCATTGACTCGGCGGTGGCGCTCAGCATTTCGGGGGCGCAGAGGCCGAACTCGCGCGGCATCTCGATTTTCTTCCCAAGAAACCCGTCCGGCTACAAATCCTCGTACACCTCCCTGGCACTCAGCGCCTCCCACCTCTGGGACGACTTCCTGAGGGCTTACCATGGCGTCGGCGGCAGGGGCGGCGGGCCCCGGGGAGGGGACGGAGGAGGGTGCTCGCTCCCGGCCCGGGGGGGGGGGGGGCGGGAGGCTGACGGGAAGCAACACTGGACAATGGACAATCTGGGAGGGAGATGCTGCGGCGCGGCGGAATCGGCGGTGTCGAAAGGGGGCTTGGGCCTTCAGGTCGTGGGGGGACCTAGCGGGAGGCCTAGCGAATTCCAATTCTCCTCAGAACATCGTCAACCGTCTCGGCCTCGTGTCTGCGCTGTATCTCCTCCCACCGCCTCTTCCTCTCCTCCCTCCGCCTCTCCTCCTCCCGGCGGCGCCTCTCCTCCTCGCTGGGGACCGCCTCCTGGGCGCGCGAGACTGGGAGCTCCCCCTCCGTGACCTGCGACCTCGCTCCCGCGGCACCTGCGGCCTCCGCCGCCTCCCTCTTCCTCGCCTCCTCCTCCCTGCGCCGCCTCTCTTCTTCCCTTCTCCTCTCCTCCTCCTTTCTCCTCTCCTCCGCCTTCCGCCTCTCCTCCTCCGCCCTCCTCAACTCCTCCCTCTTCTTCTCCTGGAGGGCTTTGAGCTGGGAGGTCAGGGCGTCCATGTCCACGCCCCGGGCTTTCGGGGGCTCGGGCGGTGGTGGCCTGACCTCTGGCTTCCCCTGCCTCGGCGTCGGGGGAATCGATGGCTGCGGAGCCTTTTTGGAAATGGTTCGCTCGATGTCCTTCTGCAGGAGAACGAGGGCCAGAGGACCCTGGACGAAGTCCTTCTCAGGCGCGGGCTCCTCGGGCGGCGGGACCGCCGGTGGCGCCACGTCCGGCTGCTGGAGGGGTGTGCCGAAGGCTGGCCTTCCCTCCCTCCACGCGGGCCCGCGGGGCGCGGGCGGCGCGGCCGCTCCACTCACGGCGGCCCCTCCAGCACCTCTACTGGTCCCGATCACCTCAGCCAGCGGGCCCTCCTCGTAGACGGCCCGGGGCGGGGGCTCCATCTCGAGAACCTCAGGCTCGTCCTCGACAAAGAGGACCTCCTCCCCAGTCGGCCCGGTTTCTGGCTCAAGGGCCTCCTCGCGCAGGAGCTTGCGGTCCTCCTCGTGGAGAATTCGGTCGATCATCCCGAGCTCCCTGTCGTAGGACGCCGCCGGCGCCCCGGAGGGCTCGGAGACGACTTCAACGGAGGGCTCGCGGTAGGCCGGTGGGTAGGAGGGGGTGCGGTAGGACTGGTAGGGCTGGTAGGAGTCGTAGGCCGGGGGCACCGGGGGCACGCGGGCCCTCTGGGCCGCCCTTCTCCGGGCCTCAATCACCGCCCTCGCCGCCCGCCGGTCCATCTCGGAGGTGTAGCGGATGTAGAAGAAGTAGATCACCAGCCCCGCCCCGAGTATTATCGCCATTATGACCAGCATCCAGAAAAGGACGCTCTCCACCCCGCTGGTCTGGTAGACGGGGCAGTGGATGGCCCGGATGTTTGAGGGGGCTGGATGCGGGGGGAGCGAGAAGGGCGTCATCGGCGCTTTTCCCTATGTTTTATCGAATATAAATATTCTGCATCCTGGGCTCCCGGGGCGCGCCCGCGCGAGGCGCTGGCTGGGCGCCCGCGGGACGCACGGGGATTTGGCTCGCTTCCCGCGAGAACCCGCGCACGGGCGCTGCGCGCCGTGCAAACGGGAACCCGGCGGAATTCCCACGCGGCCGGAAGAGTAATAATCCCGAGGGTCGATTTCCCTCCCGGTGACCGGATGCCGGAGAAGAGCAAGGCCACGAGCGCTTGTATCATGAGGTGGCGGCACTACCTGCTCGCCACGAGAAGGAACCTCCAGGACTTCCCCGACCTGAAGGACGAGCTCGATGTTTTCGAGAGGGACATCGCGGCCTTCGAGAGGGAGAACCAGGAGCAGGAGAAATTGAAGGCGGAGCTCAAGGCCGCGACCCAGAGGGTCAACGCCGCCATGCGCGAGCTCCGGAGGAAGGAGGCGGCGCTGAAGAGGCGCTGGGAGGCGAAGTACGGCCCACGCTCGCCGAAGATGATGGAGCTGGAGCCCGCCACCGAGGGAAAGTTGCGGAAGGCGCCCGCGGTCCCCTGAGCGCCAGACCCGCGCGCTCGCTTCCATGAGCCGCCGCCGGGACACCCCGCAGGCCCGCCCCCGGAATTCGGAGGGGACCGGGCCGGCGCCGACGTGAGGTTCATCGGCCCCGACCGGCGGCCCGCCGACCCCGACCAGAGGACCATCGACCCCGCTCTGGCGCCCGTCGGGTTCGATTGAAGCCCCATCGACCTCGACGGGAAGCCTATCCGCCACGATTGAAGCCCCATCGACCTCGACGGGAAGCCTATCCGCCACGATTGAAGCCCCATTGGCCCCTAAGGGAAGCCCCTCCACAATGATTGAGCCCCCATCGACCCCGGCGAGCAGCCCATCCACCACTATTAAAGCACCCTCGGTCCCGCCGGGAAGCTCCTCCGCAACGATCGAGGCACCATTGGCCCCCGCAGAGAGCCCGTGTGCAACGATTGAAGCCCCATTGGCCCCTAAGGGAAGCCCCTCCACAATGATTGAGCCCCCATCGACCCAGGCGGAAAGTCCCTCCGCCACGATTGAGGCACCATTGGCCCCCGCTCTAGGGCCCATCGGATTCGATTGATGCCCCATCGACCCTCTTCTTGTGACCATCGGGCCCGATTGAGGCCCCATCGGCCTCGGCAGAAAGTCCGTCCAGCACGATTGAGACACCATCAGCCTTACTCTGGGGCCCATCGGGCCAGATTGAAGCCCCAGCGAAACGGGCCGGGAGCCGCTTCCACCACGCTCGCGCTGCTCTCTGGAGCGGCGGGGCGCGCGTCCATTCTGGCCGAAAGCGCGCGGCCGCGGCCGCGGCTGCGCCCCCGGAAACCTTTTTAGCCGCCCGGCCCGTTCCCCCCGCCGGTGTTGGCTTGCTCATCAGGAGCCGGGCGCCGCTGAGAATCAGCTTCTGCGGCGGCGGGACCGACGTTCCGCCCTACCCGCAGGAGAGGGGCGGGGTGGTGCTCAGCACGAGCATCAACAAGTACGCCTACGGCACCCTGATTCCCGCAAAGAGGAGGGGCGTCGAGGTCAGGTCGCTGGACTACAACGTCGTGGCGAGCTACGACACGCCCTCCGACCTCATCTACAACGGCGAGCTCGACCTCGTTAAGGCGGCGCTGAGGAAGATGGGCGTGAGCGGAGGCCTCAGGCTATTCCTGCACAGCGACGCCCCGCCGGGCTCCGGCCTCGGCTCCTCCTCGACGATGACGGTTACGCTCGTCGGGCTCCTCAGGCACTACCTGAAGAGGCCGATGACGGACTATGAGATCGCCGAGACGGCCTATGACATCGAGAGGAGGGAGCTCGGAATTCCCGGAGGGATGCAGGACCAGTACGCCGCCGCCTTCGGCGGCTTCAACCTCATCGAATTCAACCCAGACCGCGTCGTTGTCAACCCCCTGAAGGTCCCAGAGAACTATCTGAACGAGCTCGAGTACCACCTCGTCCTCTGCTACACTGGCAGGACTCGCCTATCCGCAAACATCATCAAGGACCAGGTCAGGTCCTACGTGGAGAAGAAAAGAGACGTCATGGAAGCGCTCGACAGGATGAAGGCACTGACCATCGAGATGAAGAACGCGCTCCTGACCGGAAGGCTGGAGGAGTTCGGAGAGCTCATGCACAGAGGGTGGCTGGAGAAGAAGAAGCTCGCGCGGCGCATCACAAACCCAGCGATAGAGAGGATGTACGAGCTCGCCCGGAGAAAGGGCGCGATCGGAGGAAAGATTCTGGGCGCCGGCGGGGGCGGCTACATGCTCCTGTACTGCGACTTCAGGCGGAAGCACCTTGTCACCGAGGCTTTGGAGCGCGCGGGCGGGGAGGTCGTGGAGTTCGGCTTCGAGCCCCACGGGCTCAGGACGTGGGAGGTCAACGAGTCCGGGAGATAGCCGGCGCCCGGTCAGCGCGATGCGGCGCGCGCTGGGGAGAGATGCGGCGGCGCAAG
The genomic region above belongs to Thermoplasmata archaeon and contains:
- a CDS encoding clostripain-related cysteine peptidase; protein product: MTRRAAALAAVAAFAVLLSGCTGPSLNHPPVVESFEPSGSPALPEGGCVTFRVVAKDPDGGRLRCSWYIDGVLNCTSAPPFVFVYHPGRAVGEHTVTAVISDGYLTARHEWNVTVMRVNHPPTFIRTDPPAGSLTVSEGYALELAVEVADADGDPVVLSWFADEVHIGQGRSSFRFETDYTMAGEHRVRVVASDGSALCEAVWSITVLDVNRAPRVVWRSPEGGVKIRELESVEFSLEAVDDDGDPVSVVWYLDGAVAGTGERWLYTTDYYSHGGHTVRASASDGLLETGVEWRVTVDNLNRPPVISQVKPEVEEVATGEYEPLRLSVWGWDEDGDPLSVRWFVDNASDPTAYGWSFDYVPGYNALGNHTVRAELSDGADTASRSWTVRALRRTALWTVLVYMCADSDLEPYLIEDINEMESVGSDANISVVAQLDRHPNYDASSGDWSEARRYRIERDGEMGSIGSRLLQSLGEVNTGSEQTLQDFLLWGLEHFPAKNYMLVIGGHGDGWPGILQDFSDGNSRISTEGVASAVRAFAEVRGAPLDVLHLDVCYWAMLETGWPLRGSVQYIVGSEDIDPSTGQSYDELLKKLGARPSMDAGELAVEAVRTFAEAYTDGKPWPEDNETFTISAVGADALEEVALRLDNLSRVLMGSLSPLSPAIAEARMRVEPYGKPDYMDLHHFVRELRSRSSSDSLNASADALISAIDSAVALSISGAQRPNSRGISIFFPRNPSGYKSSYTSLALSASHLWDDFLRAYHGVGGRGGGPRGGDGGGCSLPARGGGGREADGKQHWTMDNLGGRCCGAAESAVSKGGLGLQVVGGPSGRPSEFQFSSEHRQPSRPRVCAVSPPTASSSPPSASPPPGGASPPRWGPPPGRARLGAPPP
- the purQ gene encoding phosphoribosylformylglycinamidine synthase subunit PurQ, encoding MKREDVRVCVLRIEGTNCEQEMHDCFKRLGARPELVHLKQLLGQDVSTEEKRDLMDYHCLMIPGGFSSGDYVRAGAILAARMKSALRYRLVEFVERGYPVGGICNGFQVLVELGMLPGFGSVITEAPEAALATNESGRFECRPTYLRHESDGRCVFTRRIPKGKIVQIPCAHAEGKFLFPLERQEELMGRLEEEGRVVFRYVDPEGNPAGYPWNPNGSPGNIAGICNRKGNVFGMMPHPERVFYRFQNPDWTRRGGPGGAGDGRAIFESVLDYICTNF
- a CDS encoding GHMP kinase — encoded protein: MLIRSRAPLRISFCGGGTDVPPYPQERGGVVLSTSINKYAYGTLIPAKRRGVEVRSLDYNVVASYDTPSDLIYNGELDLVKAALRKMGVSGGLRLFLHSDAPPGSGLGSSSTMTVTLVGLLRHYLKRPMTDYEIAETAYDIERRELGIPGGMQDQYAAAFGGFNLIEFNPDRVVVNPLKVPENYLNELEYHLVLCYTGRTRLSANIIKDQVRSYVEKKRDVMEALDRMKALTIEMKNALLTGRLEEFGELMHRGWLEKKKLARRITNPAIERMYELARRKGAIGGKILGAGGGGYMLLYCDFRRKHLVTEALERAGGEVVEFGFEPHGLRTWEVNESGR
- a CDS encoding CARDB domain-containing protein; amino-acid sequence: MGAVTIHKREWSDMRETSMKGTALLMALGFLMSAFAFSAPAGAAEGRAGSFVVSVTFTNPDGSHDNSSVWSASEPVNITANVSLAEGQESVTDLSLKLLVNGNLKESTHVGALNVGEFREQTWQWSSTEYGDFTIEVIAINGTDEANQTVATSYYRLLASDIVITEVTLSATTALIGVDTVTITVKLTNNGNKDGPASVNFNYKSSTDEGTLGSIGTEVMAGASVERTFETNFSELTDGEYQIGAAMHDFRSSEVWAETNITLATPKANVTIQDISVSPAQALEGENVTVTATLFNNGTADALNLTVEFFEGETSAGSVGEVDVTRGATKEVTFTITLSPTTGDMERVIKARAGEAEATATVTVLDRVPRMQILDFTVPDGIRIGDTVQLRATVKNVGTADAVEMVVEFYDNTTKLGASEPFNLTVGSSQEVMVNVTITGDPDANHTFFAKALDAQANVTKNVGRRLNPAAIKISSFTVKPKSKTDQPRDSTQSYTLTLVLQNTGELSGTVTVLIMEKTKQIAREDVTVAPGASATKTYTWKVKGEGDHKAVVTLTGDVGAPATSEAKCSLKYTPGFEVVALAAAIAIAAVLLRRRKG